The Thermotoga sp. nucleotide sequence AACCCATATGGAAACACGGTGAATGAGGAGGGAGGGAAAGTTATGGAGCTGTACAAGGATCCATCGCAGCCAATCGATATCAGGGTGAAAGATCTTCTCTCCAGAATGACCCTGGAAGAGAAAGTGGCACAACTCGGTTCGGTCTGGGGATACGAACTGATAGATGAAAGGGGGAAGTTCTCAGAAGAAAAAGCAAAAGACCTTCTAAAATATGGTATCGGTCAGGTCACCCGACCCGGAGGCTCTACCAA carries:
- a CDS encoding glycoside hydrolase family 3 N-terminal domain-containing protein, which translates into the protein MELYKDPSQPIDIRVKDLLSRMTLEEKVAQLGSVWGYELIDERGKFSEEKAKDLLKYGIGQVTRPGGSTNLEPQEAAELVNKIQRFLVEETRLGIPAMIHEECLTGYMGLGGTNFPQAIAMAST